One part of the Andrena cerasifolii isolate SP2316 chromosome 4, iyAndCera1_principal, whole genome shotgun sequence genome encodes these proteins:
- the Mrpl17 gene encoding mitochondrial ribosomal protein L17: MNQANVEKLVSRLRYNVESKPRRFRNPDGPEGRLRKIRKTLTGLMKYERIELNYPRADETRGYVDRLISEALRHGPEHKETMELANFWILEKQLVHKLFKVLVPRYQNYTTSFTKLHNAPCVYPGVPYKRAVLELRGNVYPSVEQHNPYQHNLLHNMLLDAAGKEYRIEKYKEIAENMSS, from the exons ATGAATCAAGCAAATGTTGAAAAGTTGGTTTCTAGGTTAAGATACAATGTCGAATCAAAGCCGCGGAGGTTTAGAAATCCAGACGGCCCGGAGGGAAGACTGCGGAAAATTAGAAAAACGTTAACAGGTTTGATGAAATACGAGAGAATCGAATTGAATTATCCACGGGCGGACGAGACAAGAGGTTACGTAGACCGA TTGATATCAGAAGCATTGCGCCATGGACCTGAGCACAAAGAGACAATGGAACTTGCAAATTTTTGGATATTAGAAAAGCAGCTTGTTCATAAACTTTTCAAAGTACTTGTCCCGAGATATCAGAACTACACAACTTCGTTTACCAAACTTCATAATGCTCCGTGTGTGTATCCTGGTGTTCCATACAAAAGAGCTGTTTTGGAACTGAGAG GGAACGTGTATCCTAGCGTAGAACAACATAATCCGTATCAGCACAATTTGCTTCATAATATGTTACTGGATGCAGCCGGGAAAGAATACCGAATAGAAAAGTACAAAGAAATTGCTGAAAATATGAGCTCGTAG
- the LOC143368275 gene encoding E3 ubiquitin-protein ligase RNF34 isoform X1: MACESCNVKFSFFMRKKQCMDCSRYFCSKCVMKRLDNMLSCHSCTVLSRRPLIRSHIMQMCAKDLHRYLLAKQVATKGCIEKEDLIQLLLVFANGSSGYMNAENTESGRTRDVGSMPSTEPTIIRDDSTADSQNRAHGTGTTSNDRDQEILGTNFTSSQRSEPIISEEGVDSNIPDILRPNEFKEVPVWSNFVKLSDINALSELEYLSVKQLKNLLSMNRVDYKGCVERAELLDRASRLWKHHDQSKTVDMETQNENLCKICWDKPIECVILECGHMACCLNCGKQMSECPICKQYIVRVVRIFKA; this comes from the exons ATGGCTTGTGAATCTTGTAATgtaaaattcagttttttcaTGCGCAAG AAACAATGCATGGATTGTTCGAGGTATTTTTGTTCCAAGTGTGTGATGAAGCGATTAGACAATATGCTGAGCTGCCACAGTTGCACCGTGTTATCGCGAAGGCCTCTGATACGGAGTCATATTATGCAAATGTGTGCTAAAGATTTGCACCGATATCTGTTGGCCAAACAGGTAGCCACCAAAGGATGCATTG AGAAAGAAGATTTAATACAACTACTCTTGGTGTTTGCTAATGGTAGCAGTGGTTATATGAATGCGGAGAACACGGAAAGCGGAAGGACACGAGATGT TGGTAGTATGCCATCGACTGAACCAACAATCATAAGAGATGATAGCACCGCTGATTCTCAAAATCGAGCGCATGGAACTGGCACCACGAGTAACGATCGTGACCAAGAAATCTTGGGAACTAACTTTACCTCGAGTCAAAGATCAGAGCCTATAATCTCGGAAGAGGGTGTAGATTCAAATATTCCCGATATACTGCGTCCTAACGAGTTTAAAGAAGTTCCCGTG TGGTCCAACTTTGTCAAACTGTCTGACATAAATGCATTATCGGAACTGGAATATTTAAGTGTAAAACAATTGAAGAATTTATTATCCATGAATCGTGTAGACTATAAGGGATGCGTAGAGAGGGCCGAATTATTGGATAGAGCCTCCAGATTATGGAAACATCATGATCAATCAAAAACAG TAGACATGGAAACACAGAACGAAAACCTTTGCAAAATCTGTTGGGATAAACCGATCGAATGTGTGATTCTGGAATGCGGTCATATGGCCTGTTGTCTCAATTGTGGCAAGCAAATGTCCGAATGTCCGATATGTAAACAATACATAGTGCGAGTAGTACGAATTTTCAAAGCTTAA
- the LOC143368275 gene encoding E3 ubiquitin-protein ligase RNF34 isoform X2 encodes MACESCNVKFSFFMRKKQCMDCSRYFCSKCVMKRLDNMLSCHSCTVLSRRPLIRSHIMQMCAKDLHRYLLAKQVATKGCIEKEDLIQLLLVFANGSSGYMNAENTESGRTRDVGSMPSTEPTIIRDDSTADSQNRAHGTGTTSNDRDQEILGTNFTSSQRSEPIISEEGVDSNIPDILRPNEFKEVPVWSNFVKLSDINALSELEYLSVKQLKNLLSMNRVDYKGCVERAELLDRASRLWKHHDQSKTDMETQNENLCKICWDKPIECVILECGHMACCLNCGKQMSECPICKQYIVRVVRIFKA; translated from the exons ATGGCTTGTGAATCTTGTAATgtaaaattcagttttttcaTGCGCAAG AAACAATGCATGGATTGTTCGAGGTATTTTTGTTCCAAGTGTGTGATGAAGCGATTAGACAATATGCTGAGCTGCCACAGTTGCACCGTGTTATCGCGAAGGCCTCTGATACGGAGTCATATTATGCAAATGTGTGCTAAAGATTTGCACCGATATCTGTTGGCCAAACAGGTAGCCACCAAAGGATGCATTG AGAAAGAAGATTTAATACAACTACTCTTGGTGTTTGCTAATGGTAGCAGTGGTTATATGAATGCGGAGAACACGGAAAGCGGAAGGACACGAGATGT TGGTAGTATGCCATCGACTGAACCAACAATCATAAGAGATGATAGCACCGCTGATTCTCAAAATCGAGCGCATGGAACTGGCACCACGAGTAACGATCGTGACCAAGAAATCTTGGGAACTAACTTTACCTCGAGTCAAAGATCAGAGCCTATAATCTCGGAAGAGGGTGTAGATTCAAATATTCCCGATATACTGCGTCCTAACGAGTTTAAAGAAGTTCCCGTG TGGTCCAACTTTGTCAAACTGTCTGACATAAATGCATTATCGGAACTGGAATATTTAAGTGTAAAACAATTGAAGAATTTATTATCCATGAATCGTGTAGACTATAAGGGATGCGTAGAGAGGGCCGAATTATTGGATAGAGCCTCCAGATTATGGAAACATCATGATCAATCAAAAACAG ACATGGAAACACAGAACGAAAACCTTTGCAAAATCTGTTGGGATAAACCGATCGAATGTGTGATTCTGGAATGCGGTCATATGGCCTGTTGTCTCAATTGTGGCAAGCAAATGTCCGAATGTCCGATATGTAAACAATACATAGTGCGAGTAGTACGAATTTTCAAAGCTTAA